TACTTAACAGCTATCGGATTCACGCCCAGACAACTCTGGCCCCGCCCATTAGGCACCCTTGCCGCCACAGTCCAGGGGGCCAACGGCAACTTCCACCTCGCGACCGCCTCCTCACCCAGCTCAACCGCGTCCTCGAGATCGATAGGCGCGCCCATCGGAGGCTGTCATCGCAGGTCAAGAGGCGCCTGAGCTGGGACGAAAAGGGTAACGGAATTCTGGACCTCAAGTCCTCGATTGACGGTCCCCTTCATCAGGAGTCGGCTGGGCGTCGCAGCCGCGCCTCGATCCCGGCCCGCTCCTCTTCGAGTTGGGCGCTATCAGGGCGCGAGGTCCAGGCCCGCAAGTCGGTGATGATTGGTGGCGCGGAGCGGAGCAGGGTGACGCCGGTGCCGAACGGCATGGTGCGTATGCGGTCCGGCGGAAGGATCGGCACGCGGCGGATGGAGCGCTGGTTCGAGCGGCTGCCGTGGTCGCCGAGGGTCACGCTGTCGGTGTACTCGTCCCGTTCGCCGATGAGCGTGGAGAGGTCTTGGAGGTCACGCGAGTTGGAGGCGCCGCCAAGGATGATCTTCACGATGGACGCGTCCCAGATCGCACCGGCGGCGTTGTCCGACCATTTGTCCCGAGCCTGGGCCAGTGACTGAAGGACGGGCATAGTGGTGATGCCGGTGCCGCCGCCCTCCGCCATCAGCGTGGGCAGGGACGGTAACGGGGCGAGGTTGCCGATCTCATCGAGTGCGAGCAGCAGGGGCGGGTCGAGGCGTGCGCCGGGTGACCGCGCGGCGATGCGGCGAGCGGTCTCGATGAGGTCTTCAACGAGCGCTGCCACGAGTGCGGCGGATGCGCCGGCTCCGGCGCCGGTGGCGAGGAGGTAGAGAGTGCCGCGTTCTCGGATGAAGGTCTCGGGCTCGAAGCCTTCGCCGGGTCCGGGTGAGACGGCGTCGAGGACACGGGGGTCAGCGAGGGCACCGAGGGCGAGTGCGACGCCCTGCCAGATCGAATCGCGGGTCTTGGGGTCGGAGTCGACCATCGCCCCGAGGGAGTCCGCCCATCCTGTCGCCGCTTGAGCACTGCTCGTGAGGATCGCGACGGCTTCGGCGGCAGCCGTGGGATCGAGGGTCCACCGGAACAGCTCTGATGGTGGCCGCTGGTCGAGGGCAGCGGCGTGGAGGAGCGCTTGGAGCGCGGTGCGGGTTTTGCCTTCCCAGAATCCGCCAGATTCGACGCCGCCGGACGAGAGTCCAGTGGCGGCGGCGAGGCCGCTGGCGCGGATCATCGCGGTCAGCGGGTCTTCGCAGCCGCGGATCGGTGACCAGCGCATGCCTGCCGGGATGCCTTCGGCGAGGTGCTGGGGGTCGAACACGGCTACCGGGCGTCCGTCACGTTGCCGCGCGCGGAGAGTGGCGGTGAGGTTGTCTGGGCGTGTACTGGTGGTGACGACGGCGCCGGGCGCATAGAGGATGGCGTTGATGACGATGTGGAGGCCTTTGCCGGAGCGGGGCGGTCCGATCAGCAGGATTGAGTCCTCGACGCTGGCCCAGACATCTCTCCCCTTGGAAGTGCCGATCCGGTAGCCCACATCACCTGGGGCGGGTCTATCGAGGGAGGGGCGGAGCGTAGATGCCCGGCGGAGAAGCGCCTTGGCTGAAGCGGTCTGGGTGACGTCGTAGGTGGTGGCGGTGCCGATCAGACGCCGCGGGTCGGCGTCGACCTTTCGGGTGTGCCGTCGAAACCGGACCCACACCCAGGTCCCTGCGGTGGCGAGGGTCGCGAGAAGGATTGCGGTGGTGCTCCAGTACATGATCGGGCTGAGGCCATGGGCGCCCAGCGCGGTGGCGGGGTCACCCGGGGTGACGAGCACCGCCATTCCGGATGCTGGCCCCGATGCGGGTTGTGGTGTGCCGGAGAGGAACGCTGCCACGCTTCCGGCGGCACGCAGAATGAGCGCGACGCCGAAGATCCCGACCAGTCCGATGAGTGCGGCGTTGGTCAGCTCATCGCCGACCGACCCACCCTGACGCTGCTGGGATGCGTTCATGGCAGCCGCCGAACGTGAACGGTGCCGGAGATTCGCCCGAGGAGCACGACCTCGCCGGTCCGGTCTCGCAGCAGAGAGGACAGGTGAGTCTTGTCGAGGAGGGTGCGGGCGCGGCCGGTTCCGATGGCATCGGTGTGGGAAACGATGACGGCGACGGCAACGTCCTCACCCGGCACGAACCCGTCCGCTGTCACCTCGATCAGTTCGGGCGTTCGCGTCCTCGTGGCGTGCTTGCCTTCCTGTTTCCCCGGCTCGGGTGCTGCTGGGCCGGGCGTGATGCGCCGGCGGGCGCGGATGATGTCGGTGAACACGCTCCCGTCGGTCTCGCGGACTTCGATGCGTACTGCGGTCGCCCGGTCCTCGGCGATGGCATCGAGCAGGGCTCCGAAATCGCCCCGCGTCCACGCCTGCCCTTCGGTCGGCGGCGGGAACGCGGTTCCGTCGACAGTGACATCCAGTTCGCCGTCGTCAGTGACGGTGATGACCGCGTGCGGAAGCACGATGGGGGTCTGCTCAGGTTCCTGCCAGGTCGAACGGCGGAGGGGCTTGCGGTGCATCACTTCACCCCTTGCGTGAGCCGGGAGCTGGTGTCGAACAACTCCAGCTCGGCGGGATGCAATTGATGTTGGGTCACGAAGGCCCTGTCCTTGATCCGCCACAGTCCTTGCCCGACACCTAACGAGGGGAGAAGCTTCTGCTCGGTGCCAGTGAGCCCGAGGGCCTGTGCCGTGGGGCCGAGCTGGTCGGATTCCTGCCGGTAGACGATCCTGGTCTCGGCGTTGGCTAGCAGCGAGTTCGCCAAGGACCGCATCGCGGAGCCGGCATCGCCGACGTTGTCGAGGTCGCTCAGCTTGTGGAAGATCAGCATGTTCGCGATCCCGTAGTGCCTAGCCAGCCGCCAGTGCGCGTCCATCCTGCGCAGCAGTGCCGGATGGGACATGAGCCGCCACGCCTCGTCGTAGATGACCCAGCGTTGCCCGCCGTTGGGGTCCAGCAAGGCTGATTCCATCCAAGCCGACGAGCACGTCATCAACACGGAGATCAGGGTGCTGTTCTCGGTGACCCGGGACAGGTCCAGGCTGATCATCGGCAGGGTCGGGTCGAATGTCACTGTGGACGGGCCATCGAACAAGCCAGCGAGGTCACCGGCGACCAAGCGGCGGAGGGCGTGGCCGACGAGCCGTCCGTCGTCGGCCAACCGGTCGTCGGCATCGGCGGTGGGGCGGAGGATGCGGTCAACGACCATCGGCAGGATCGGCACGGTGTTCTCCCGCACCGTCTGCGTGAGTGCCAAGTCGATCGCGGTGTGCTCCAACGGCGTCAACCCGCGGGCCAGGACCGTCTCAGCCAGTGACCCGATCAAGTCGCGGCGGCGGGAGGCAACGGTGATCGCCCACTGCTCATTGGACAGACCGGAGGGGCGGTGGCCCTCGTCGAGCGGGTTCAGGCGGGTGTTGAGTCCGTGGCCCAGGACGATCGCCCGCCCACCAACAGCCTTCGCGACCGCGGTGTGCTCGCCCTTCGGATCGCCCGGAACATACACGCGGCGGCCGAACGGAATGCTCCTCGTGTAGAGAGACTTCGCGAGGCTGGATTTGCCAGAGCCGACGATCCCCGCGAGCACCACGTTCGGTGCCGTGATGATGCCTCGGGCGTAGAGCACCCAGGGGTCGTACACGAACGACCCTCCCGAGTAGAGATCTTGACCGACGAACACCCCGTCGGCGCCGAGCCCACCTTCCGCGACGAACGGATACGCCCCGGCCAACGTCGCAGAGGTGTCCTGATGCCGAGGCAGACGGAACCTGCCAGGGGAGCGCAGCGCTGCCGGGCCGGGCTCACCCGCGGCAGGCAGGTAGGCGGTGGCTCGTCGTTCGGCTCGCTCGGCCTCCGCTTTCGCCCTCCCTTCGGCGATCTCGGTGCGGCGATGGTCAGCCTGGAGGTGGGCGGCGGCCTGCCGTCGCTGCTTGCGGAGTCGGCGGCGCTCGAAGGCAGGCGTGACGAGTACGGAGGTGTGCAACTGCTCGCGTTCATTCACAGCGACAGCCCCCTCGCAACAGAGGCGGTCCCGCCGGCAGGACCGGCGAACCAGTCCCTATCCGCCACAGGCGACGTCCGCATCGCCTCGCGACTGGGCCTGGCACCCGATCCAGCCAGAGGCGAATCAAGCGGAACCGGGTGTGCGCGCAGCAGGCTTACGTGCCCCATCGCCGCGTTCGACGTGAGGATGTAGTCGCCATCGGCAACCACGCGGTCCAGCGGCCCCGCCGGGGGCTCGTCGTAGACGTACCCGTTCTCCATCGCGGCTGAGGTGGTCTCGTCGCCGTAGTCGAATCTCTTCAAGTGTTCGATCGCCGCGTCCGTGCCGTCCTGGTCGATCAGGTCGAGCACCTCATCGGCGTCCTCGCCTTGGAGGAACACGACAGAGACCCACCGCCGCGCGGCGGGCTCGCTCAGCGGCGCTTGTTCGATTGCGGGTGCGGGGTGCCAGGCGATCTTTCCCGAGTGACCGAACGCTGTATCGAGCCGATCGTGCACCTGATCCAGCAGAGTGCCCGCCTGGTGCAGCTCATCCGCAGCGGTCAGGGCACTATCCGCTCCGGCAACGTGATTGCCGGAGTCGTCGTGGGCGCGCTCGCGGTGGGTCAGATGAGCGTCCGCGAGCTGATCGAGGACCTGTCGCAGCGACCGCACTCCGGAGATCACATCACCGAGAACGGCGTACGTGTCGGCGGGGTTGTCGAAGGTCCGGCTGGCGTGGGCGAGGCCGCGCAGCGCTGCTGATGCATCGGCGGCATCGGGGAGTGGATCGTTGAATGTCGGCATTGCGAGTCTCCTTGGCACGTGGCGTGTCAAGCAGGTGCGCCGCGACGAGCCAAGGGTGTCCGTGGTCGGGCGTAGCGTGATTACGAGTGGACGCAATGGAACGAGGGGTAGTCAGATGAGCGCGAGTCAGTACCGGGGTCAGCTTGAACGGAAACGCAAGCAACGGATCGAGGTCGAGAAGAAGGCCGGTGAGTATCGGACGAAGGAGTCCAAGAAACGTGCCGAGGCGTCCAAGGCCCGACAGTCCGCTTCAAAGACCAAGAGTGAGACGACTGCGAAGAGCAAGCTTCGCGAAGCTGATCGCAAAGACAAGGAAGCCGAAACTGCTGGCAAAGAAGCCGGCCGGTTGCAGTCGAAAGCCGCTGGGTACTCGAAAGAGGAGTCAGCGTTGCTCACAAAACTGACGCGAGCCGAGCAGTCTGAGGCAGATGCCGCGGAGCGCCGCCGTAAACGCGAACAGCAGCAGGCGGACCGGCGGACTGCCGCTGATCGGGCGACTCTGGAGTCACGGATCAGCGGAACCGAATCAGCCGTCGACCACGTTCTCCGCCAGCTTCCTGCCCCAAAGCCGGAGAAGCTTCGGGTCCTGATTCTCGGGGCATCTTCGGAAGGAGACCTCCGAGTGGGAAGGGAACAGAAGCGCATCCGGGCAGCCGTCGAATCCGCTTTGCATCGAGATCAGATCGAACTTGACGTCCGTCCAGCGGCGACCACCCATGACCTCCTCGACGGAATTACCAAGTTCCGCCCCCACGTGGTGCACTTCTCAGGACATAGCAACGAGGATCTCATCGTGTTCGAGGATGAGCAGGACGCACCGCATCCGGGCAGGATCGTCACAGCCCGCGCGTTTGCCAACGCCATGCGGGCCACCGATGATCCGCCGCTGCTGGTGCTGTTGAACTCCTGCAAGTCCGCAGCCCAGATCGATGATCTGGTGGACCAGATCGTGCCGTTCGCGATCGGCATGGCCGACAGCATCGACGATGCCGACGCGATCAACTACGCAGCCCAGTTCTACGCCGCTATCGCCAACGGGCAGTCGGTCAACTCCGCCCACCTCGCCGGACAGGTCCGTCTCGAACTCGACGGACTGGACAGTGCCGATCTGCCCACGCTGGCGTGGGCGCCTGATGTAGACCCGACAACTACCATCCTCGTCAAGCCCACCGAACCTGCCTGACCTCAGACAGTCCGGCACAGCGGCAATGCGGCAGCCGTGAATGCGGACGCCTGCTGACCAACAAGCTGTCTGGTCTCGCAGGAGGCTTGGATCGCCGCCTGTTCGATAGCCGCGACCGCCGCTTCCAGCTCGTCGACGGTGGGGGCGGAGACGCTGATGAGACCGGTGTAGCGCAGTACCCCGTGGCCCGCGGTGAGGTCGGCTTCCTGCTGGAGAACGTCCTGGTATTCGGCAGTGAGGGCGGCGTCCTCGATCTGGCCGATCTTTGCCCGCTGAGCGGCGTCGCTGATGTGCTCGACCTTCTTCTTGCGGATGTCCCGGGCGGCTTGGTCCGAGCGCATCGGAGTGCAGATCAGTGAGAAGCTGCGTTGGATGCCGGTGGACAGCAGTACCGGCGACAGGAATCCGGGATAGACCATCGAGCGGGGCCACTCACTGATCCACAGTGTCGTGTGGTGGGCGGAGTCGGTGCGCAAGCGTGTCCAGGACTCGTTGACTGCGACGGGGCCGGCGGTGGCGAGGTTCTGTCCCAGCTCGCCGTGACGTTCGAGGGTGGCGGCGATCGCCGGGTCGTAGGCACCGCGGAGGATGACGGCGATTTGTCCGGGGGTGAGCCATCTGGAGGGTGTGAGGTCGGCGGAGCGCAGAGCTGCAACGAGGGTGGACATCTCCTGGCGGAGTACGGCTGCGCCGCCGCGGATGCCGCCGCCGGCGGTCCTGATCTGCCGGGCGGCGGCATTCATGTCCAGCGAGAGAGACAGGGTGGTGGCGTGTCGTTCTCCGGCGGGCCCGGCGCGGTCAATGAGTTCGGCGTAGGTGGTCGCGGCCCAGGAGTCGTCGGATATCCCGTGGGA
The genomic region above belongs to Janibacter limosus and contains:
- a CDS encoding type IV secretory system conjugative DNA transfer family protein, whose amino-acid sequence is MNASQQRQGGSVGDELTNAALIGLVGIFGVALILRAAGSVAAFLSGTPQPASGPASGMAVLVTPGDPATALGAHGLSPIMYWSTTAILLATLATAGTWVWVRFRRHTRKVDADPRRLIGTATTYDVTQTASAKALLRRASTLRPSLDRPAPGDVGYRIGTSKGRDVWASVEDSILLIGPPRSGKGLHIVINAILYAPGAVVTTSTRPDNLTATLRARQRDGRPVAVFDPQHLAEGIPAGMRWSPIRGCEDPLTAMIRASGLAAATGLSSGGVESGGFWEGKTRTALQALLHAAALDQRPPSELFRWTLDPTAAAEAVAILTSSAQAATGWADSLGAMVDSDPKTRDSIWQGVALALGALADPRVLDAVSPGPGEGFEPETFIRERGTLYLLATGAGAGASAALVAALVEDLIETARRIAARSPGARLDPPLLLALDEIGNLAPLPSLPTLMAEGGGTGITTMPVLQSLAQARDKWSDNAAGAIWDASIVKIILGGASNSRDLQDLSTLIGERDEYTDSVTLGDHGSRSNQRSIRRVPILPPDRIRTMPFGTGVTLLRSAPPIITDLRAWTSRPDSAQLEEERAGIEARLRRPADS
- a CDS encoding ATP-binding protein: MNEREQLHTSVLVTPAFERRRLRKQRRQAAAHLQADHRRTEIAEGRAKAEAERAERRATAYLPAAGEPGPAALRSPGRFRLPRHQDTSATLAGAYPFVAEGGLGADGVFVGQDLYSGGSFVYDPWVLYARGIITAPNVVLAGIVGSGKSSLAKSLYTRSIPFGRRVYVPGDPKGEHTAVAKAVGGRAIVLGHGLNTRLNPLDEGHRPSGLSNEQWAITVASRRRDLIGSLAETVLARGLTPLEHTAIDLALTQTVRENTVPILPMVVDRILRPTADADDRLADDGRLVGHALRRLVAGDLAGLFDGPSTVTFDPTLPMISLDLSRVTENSTLISVLMTCSSAWMESALLDPNGGQRWVIYDEAWRLMSHPALLRRMDAHWRLARHYGIANMLIFHKLSDLDNVGDAGSAMRSLANSLLANAETRIVYRQESDQLGPTAQALGLTGTEQKLLPSLGVGQGLWRIKDRAFVTQHQLHPAELELFDTSSRLTQGVK
- a CDS encoding CHAT domain-containing protein produces the protein MSASQYRGQLERKRKQRIEVEKKAGEYRTKESKKRAEASKARQSASKTKSETTAKSKLREADRKDKEAETAGKEAGRLQSKAAGYSKEESALLTKLTRAEQSEADAAERRRKREQQQADRRTAADRATLESRISGTESAVDHVLRQLPAPKPEKLRVLILGASSEGDLRVGREQKRIRAAVESALHRDQIELDVRPAATTHDLLDGITKFRPHVVHFSGHSNEDLIVFEDEQDAPHPGRIVTARAFANAMRATDDPPLLVLLNSCKSAAQIDDLVDQIVPFAIGMADSIDDADAINYAAQFYAAIANGQSVNSAHLAGQVRLELDGLDSADLPTLAWAPDVDPTTTILVKPTEPA